The genomic DNA AGATCTAACTTGTAAAAGTTAAAAGATTTAAAATGACAATAAACAAGGAATCATTTTTTTGATAGGAAAATGTTATTAAGTTAGTAATCATGTTTGTTTCCAGTGTTTGAACCCTAAACTTCCTTCTTAAAAATCTTTTGGTGTCCCTTGGAATACAATGAAAAACTCACATCTCATCAACATTAGGATGGTAAATTTTGTTGACAAAACCAATAGAAGGAGACTTATAAGGACAACCATCAAGTAGCTCCACTCTTATCTTCCATACACCTTCTTGATATGGACCTGCAATGAGTCCTAATAAAAGTGAGTGATaacaaagagaagaagaaaaacccACTTCAGTTCCCCTTCTAAAGTAACAGTTTTGTTATTTGagcatcaaaatacaaacaCTGTATGCGACACTTTATATCTCTCTCTTAACTTTTTACCTTCTGTAACTTAAAcacatttcaaaaataaaaacaaactaaaGGAAACATTCACCAACAAAATTTTGATGTCAAGAAATAGTTTCTGTTAGAGTTAACCGGTCATAGATCCTAATGCAATTCATCCTCATTGAGGAAAATGAGCAAACAAGTAAGCTACAAAATTACAAGACATAATCTAAACAGACAACATCACACATTTAATTCAGACATATACAATCTATAGACTATAGTACTGAAGGAAGACATTTGAATTGGCacaaagaaaaagttgtatCAATTATAATCAATGATGAAACAAAAGCGGGGAAATTGATAGAAATTTACTGTGTTTAGGGCAATTGAATTCAAGAAAGAATTCTTGCATGCCATCATTGATCATCTCGACTTTGTGATCAATCATCATCCTGATTCACAGCAACCCAATCACAAAAAGATTACAAattcagaaagaaagaaaaaattaatcaattttagTTACAGACAGCTTCATCAAATCCATGTCACGGCGTTTACCTTGGGGAAGACATTCTCGCTCATCTCTTTCGTTGGTGTTTGTTTTGTCTTTTGTTATTGTGTTTTATCTTTAGACAGTAAAcatggaatatttttttctttagatcaaataaaaaagttttcttttttcggcgatatacatttttattttgaaagaacaTGTATACATGTATTCTTTATAACTTAAcagatatattttttcattgttttttttagatagatgaGATAACAAAgtcatcataaatcacacacataaaatgaagatattgaaattTAAATCTCGTCATGACGTTCGgtctaacaattttgacatttttattaattgaattaagATTTATGGGACATCATTGGTTttctttaactaatatatattaGTTATCATTTTGCTATGATTAGTATTTTAAAGACGAAATGATtgagtcttttaagttttaagaTTGTGCTACATTGAcgattttacatttttaaattgcTCATTTATTTCTATGAAAGTTTATGTTGTTTCCCTTTTAATAACTATTCGTTGTAAAAACGTTGATATGTTTGTTAACCTTGTCACATGACACTAAACACAACATTTCGTTATTTGAACGTGTTATAATGTTGTTCTCTTCTTTTTCCTCAATTAGAAATTAAGGTTTGATTATCCCCGTGtgcataactcagttgatatatacattgtattatatataggggttgagattcaaactcaatatttactatttattcaaatttCTAATCATTATGCTaattgacaataaaaaaaaaatcaaggtttGGCAAGAATTGAGGGAAAGAAAATGGGGAAATTTTGAATACCTTAGACAAGAAGGTAGATTCTGATCTTGCAATTGTTGGCGTGTTGATTATTCTCCGAAAACAAGAATGTAGCTTCCTTATTAGAATGTTAATTAAAGTTGTTAATTCTCTTTACCTAAATTATGTTTAACTTTTAGGTATTGCTAACCAGTGTTCTAAAGATAATGGTTAAGGATTCCATTAATAAAAACATTGTCTTGGAAATACAAGTCTTTACTTTTGTCTTAGCAAATAATTACATCACTTTTCAATGCaaacttacttattttagtACTTTAACTAATATcctaagggcaatggttaacattctccttaacttttaacttttatgttgttttttatgttttgatttgtttaggGGTTTATTATTGCATGGTTATGGTCCACCATTTATTTAATGAAGGATTAAATGCCCTTTTCCGCTTGTCATTTGagtgaattatgatttattcccatttaaaaaattattctaggATTTCAATCttataatttaaagattatttgattttagaCCTTTGTGAAATTTAACTGCACAAAATATATGATGTGGTGTGGCAAAAGAGTAAACCGAAATTTACCCAAATGTCAGAGGACAAAagtacatttaattttataaattgatgTCCCAAAGGTCAAAAAGgagaataatttttaaattacaatccttcaaaaaaatctttaaattacaagaataaaaaaaattaatttacaagaAGTAAATCGAAATTCagacccaaaaataaaatgcatcaCTAGCCCAACCTGCAACACATATCCATAATGCATCTACTTCAACTGCTGCAAATGTTAAATAATCATCTGCTAAAACTACTAAGAAGGCCAAAACGACATGTGTTGCAACTGCTAAATTTGCAATCCTCCAATCCGAATTCCAACTCAATTCAGGTGGAAGTGAAAACCTACCAAAATCAAGAAAGTTGGCACTTCATCCCAGCCCACACCAAATgcaacaaaatcaaacaaaaacattGTCTTTGTTCAAGGAAGTTCAAACTTCTACAATATCAGCAAGGACAAAGATACAGACAAGGAAACCAAAATCTTAGATTTAGGCATTATTTTGAGTACCTTTCTGTGATTAACTCTCGATGGATGTAATTTTACTTTGAATGTTTTTGGTAATCAACTCTAGATGTCTGatatttcttttatgttttatgattttgtggTATTACGACTTTGTTTGGTATCTatgaatgatgatgatatttGGTTTGGTTATCTATATTTGCAGTGGCGAGAGGTGGACCACGGTCTAtccagaaaaattaaaaaatcaaagtttatACGTCTATTTTacgatattttaaataattttgtgtcggttttagGTTTAGGTTGATCTAAATTCacgcaaagtggtgtagtgacccatccaaaaaatttaaataattcaattataggtctattttgcgagattttatataattttatgtcGGTTCTAGGTTTTGGTTAatccaaattcccgcaaagtggtgtagtggcccactcgaaaatttaaataattcaggTCTATTTTGTaaaactttaaacaatttttcaacggATAATTTTAATGGTCCATCCGAACTTTTTTTTCTGACTCCGCCActttatatttgttattttgaatgcCTATATTTGGTTGATTCAACATCTCATTTGATTTCAAAAGGTTTGAACATCTTATTTGTATGAGTTAGACCAAAATTtgtattagtaaaataaagaacaaatcATTAACTTTAACATCACCGATTACACAAACTTCAACACATTACATAAACCCAAGTGATAAATAATAGACAAATCGCAACATGCACATTAATGATCAATACATTACATAACTTAACTTAAAAACATCTTCAACACGTTACATCACTTTAGATTATTAATGATCAAACCTATTATTGTGATGACACGAGTCAAAGCTAACAACACACAAGTAAAACCAACCAAGTTGCAGCTTAACACTTTTGAGTCACAATTATACTTCCAAACAACAATATTCAAAGTGGCATAACTAACCTGGAAGTTGTAACACAACAGACAACCTACCAATTTGTTCCACACACATCGACATGAAGGAGAATTGAGAAGTCACGGTCTCTctttattgatatattgatcATTTGTTTGAATTCTAAATACCTGTTTTTACCATTGCTAGTCTCATTTTTGTCCAGATAAACTACATACATGTTGGAATCGAAGATCAAATGATGGGTGGGAAAAATATTGAGACTTATGTTAGTCATGATTGGATCTTCACGTCCTATATCATTCTAAAGCTCAAACAATTACAAAACAACTAGACCGATTAAACCCAACTACCTCACCATACAATTACAAGGGCTCAATGCCACGACAACACCTTAATGTTCTCTACCACATCCGCTACCAATAGAATTACATGCCATATAAGGGACAAACTAAGCTTTTTTTACCCTTCCTGGTTGCTTTATTAGGTATATTCACAATTTTCCTTTTATGAGACAGTTGTGACTTGTTTCTCACGGTCATGGAAATACAAACAACTGGTCAATGGAAAGTTAAAATGCAGATGTTGGTGGTGACTAATGGTAGTAGGTGAGAGGCAGTAGGGATAAGGACTGGAGAAGGGAGGAAATCCCCCTAAGATAAGGAAAGGGAGCATTATAGTGAGATGCTCCACAAAGGAGGATTGAAACTGGTAATGCCCAAGAGGCTAGGTTCCTACAATTTGCTAACTCAGTTGGGAAAGAAACACATTTAGGGTCTCAGACTCAAATAGGATTACCTTCATTGGTGGAGATCTatggaaaacaacaacaaaaaatggtaattttttctAGTATAAAAATCTTCatgaagagaaaaaatttgTTCTATTTCAAAGTCAAAGACCTGCcacaaataaaatttgtaaatttaatttacaaatTACCAACTAAAACCATAAACTTGAAAGTATTCCGACGGAACGATAGTTTTACAGCACAAATGATGTCCAAAAGGTGAAGGAAAAAACGAGTTTTACAGCACTAATGAAAACCAAAAGGGAAAAAAGTTTcaggaggggggggggggggggaggagGGAGTCTTGCAGCACTAACTGTGCACCCTTCAAGGAGCACCCAATACACTGCCATTTTACAACATAATCATGTCAAACAAAATTAACAGCAGCTTCTACAAGTTCTAGTCAAGATTTAGAACATGTCCATAGTGGCTTTCCAAGTTCCAACGCAACAACCACTCCTCTTCTAGCTGGTTCTTTCTTCTATCTCCATCTATATTACACCAAAATTTCCTAGTGAAAGGGATGCACTCCTGCGTAAGGAGAAAGTAGAAAGAGAATCGTATAAAAGTCTGATCCAAGAAGATATTTTCTCAAACCTCAAAATGGCTTATCGCACTTCTTTGTCTACTCAAAGTCAAAGCATTGCTTGTTCTCTGAACACTCCAAGTAATCCATATATGGATGCTTCATAGCTTCCCTCCCAAAACCATCACCAAAAGATCCAAATTCAACTTCGTCATCGTCGCTGTCAACAGTCTTCGGGGTCACTCGATTCTGATAACTTCTTAGTTGAATAAGATATACATTGAAGTAATAGCTCACCATGTCTTTTCTTGTCTTGTTTCGAAAGTATCTGGAAGGATTGTTCCAAAAAGACTTGTTTTGGGAGGGGAATTTTAACCTCATTGCATCCTTAAATCTCTTTTCTTCATCAGCTGTCCATCGAAGTGAAACTTCCTCACCCATTTTATCAAATCCCCAATGATAAAACACGGAATGCAATTCAAGCTTCAGCTTCATCCTGTTCTCAGCAATATGGAATCTGACACAGTCAACAGAACCTTGAACGTTGCAGCTACACCTTCCTCGTCTTCCTCTCCCAACAAGATCTGTTTCGGTAGTAGGTTTTGAATCATCTTTAACAGGCCATACTTGTGTGCCTGACCATTTAGAGTCACTCTCAGAAACTATACCAGTCCACTCCGGAACTTCCGCTTGGAACAGGTGACCTACGGAAACAAGCTTttcacgaaaatcatcatccaTAGATGGCTCAGATTTTCTCTTTTCAGTAACATCTGGGTTGGCAGTTGATTTTCTCTTCTCAGTTGCATCTGGTTTGGCAgtagattttttcttttcagtgaCGACGTCTGGTTTGGCAGTTGTTTTCTCCAGAGGACATATTTCTGACTCCATATTGACTGATCCGTGCAATTTATTTCCCTTACCAGAACATGAATTGCAGCAAAGGCAGCGAGATTTAACAGAGACAGGAAGCCTTTCACTATATCTCAATTTCACTGTACCTTGGTGACCAAGAGCAACTTGATCCTCATACATGGCAGGATGCATCTTCACCTTCTGCAAAGCATACGTATGCAGAAAATTCAGTAGATTTTTACCACATAACacttgataaataaaatttaatcttttagACATTGTCTACTAAAAAAAagactttctcaatgttttgatatcaaagtaataaatattaCAGTGATTCAATGAAGAATCTATTGTGGATGTCTAGGGAATGACAAGGATTAAATACAGTTTGACCTAGTGCATATCAGAATGGTCGCTCACCTTTCCTGTGCTTTATATAAATCCATAAAAGTGACTAATGGAATTAAATTGAGTTAATAGTgcagtaaaaaaaatagttatagtATAAATCATCAAGCAATTTGGCATGACTCTATGTGAGGCAAATCATTTTGTATTCTTCTACCACTTTTCCCCTAGACGTTGCATTTACTAGATTGGCAATGATAGAGCTACGATCCAGAATTTTAAGTTGCCTATGCTGCACCACTTTGAAACAACAGATTTCACTGTCTCAATTATTTCTAAATATTGAATTACCTTCTTTTCCACAAAGCAAagccaaaattgattttttaaaaataccctTAGAAATGAAAGCGTTAGGGAGAAAATTGGGGTAAACATCTATCATGCAGAAAATGGTACAGTCTTTCCTTAGGTGGTTTTTTCATGCATAGAAAAGACAAGTAAAAGCATTAGTAAGAAGGTTAGACCCATATAGACGGTAATTGAATAGTTAGAGGTAAAGGGAGACCATGGAAAACTATAACCTAAACTATTAGAAGGATTTGAGTTTAAATAACCTATCATTAGACATTATTAATGATAGGACATCATGCCAATGTTTTCCATGTAGTCAATCATATCATCTGTTAAACCAAGGGTGGTATTGCTGGATAGACATGGCATATTACAGTACAGCAAGTTCAAGcattattacaaaaaataaatgagaaaataacAGTCAGTCAGTTCCAGAAGTTTAGAAAGTAACATAATCAGAGAAACAAAGGCAAAAAACTTAAAGACAAGTTCAAAAGGAAGTCTGTATCAAGAGTAAAATCAACGACTTAACTTCTATATtcattaaattttgtaattcgttaagaaaatagtattttttatgTGAATGTTAAAAGTTTATCTCTCTTTCTGAGGGTGTGTGCGTGTGAATAGTAAATCTTGCAGTTCAAATTTGAGTTACCCAATTCAAGTTGAACATGTTAGCAAATAAACAGGTCAACTGCAGTTCAATTTAGGGTTACAAAAGTTAGGTAGAACCTGGACAttactaattatttattttcatttgccaAATCAGCCCTCTTTTTCACTTGAACTTGTACAGGAAAACCCAGACCTTGTGGTACAGACTTGATTCTAAGTTATTTATAGGTATTAGGTAGTGTGTGAAATTCCCTTCCATTCTCTTGACTCTACTATTTTAAGTTCTAATGCAAAAGGTTCACACCATTGCAGGATTAGGATAGGATCAGAGTATGCAACTTTGCCTTATGAGTGTAAAGGCTACTTCAAAGGCTTGATCCTGTGACCACGAGTTAACAAGGGAGCAAACTCACCATTATGTAAAGGCGCACTCTCTTTGGAGTAAACTCAATAACGTGGTTATCGAATCAAGATTCAAATTGTGAATTCGGAAGACATATTTCCCAGATTGTGAATTGAATCTGATTATGAATCATCGGATATGTGACCAAACAAAAATATggtatttttaagtaaaaacaaATGACATAAgccaagaagaaaaaacaaagggGAGACGGCGCAAAAACATAGTGTGCTAGAACTCTTCAATGTGATTCAAACCTGGATTATTTGGAATACGTGATTTCTGTTGATTTtgtcacattaaaaaaaaaaaaacaacaacaggCTTTTTACAAACCAGTTTGCACGCCGGAGTATATGTGAATCGTGTGATTTGGGGGGAAATAACCCTAAAAGCCTTTTTAGTTGGGCGACCCTGTCCATTTCAAGGTTGCGCCCGCAGCAGAATCTGAAAAATGCAACTTCGGGGTAAGTTGTGATTCATCATTCATCCCAATGAATCGAGATTCATATTGCGATCCCTATCCAACATAGATAGGCACATTAATTGGTATTGATTGGGTTCTTTGCTTTGTTTCTAATCGATATACAACTCGCATGTATTGTAGGATATTGATGACCAGGCTCAATAGTGCAGTTACAGTTCTGAATGGAAATTTCATAATGCAAATAATCTTTTTCTCACTTGTTGATAAAGATGgatttttatttaatgtttgaCCATGATATCTTTCTTTTGTTGAAGTGCCTAGGCTAGAGTTGTAACTATGAGAGTGGTCATTTTGTAGACTAGGCCAAAGCTATCCAATTTATGTAGTCCCTCCGGTCtcatatatataagaaaagtttccttttttagattcattgaataattaacgTATCTAGTTTATAATGCATGctagatacattaattaattaatgaacctaaaaatggaatctttttttatatatgagaCCGGATGGAGTATGCTATTATTGTGTTACCCTTTAGCAGTTAGCAAGCTGAGATTTTGGAAAGAATCCAATGGTTTGTGAGTACATATTTATTAAGTATGCAGAATTAAGTACATTGTAATGGtaatcataaatattaaatacaatAAAAAGATAACTAGCCATTCAGGTTCAGGATATGGCACAAGACAAAAAATCCAATGAGTAAGATCCTGTATAAAATAATTACGTGCATTGAAATTATACCTGGGAAGATGATCCACCGTTTGGTTCAGCCTGCTTTCTCACAGACAGAACATCCCTTGCCCTCAGCAACTGAACAAAAAAGTCCTGGCCTCCTTTATACTGCTTCCACCTTGATGGTTCTGGTAATGGTGGAGCTACAGGATCAAGCGGATGTTTTGCGATATGCCGTGTCCAGTTTACCATTCCTGATAACGATTCCCGTTTACGTTTGCGAGAATTAAATTCCTTCTCAGAGATTTCCACACAAGACGCAGCTAGATAATCCTCAACACCATTGCCGAATTTTTCGTCATCATCAATATCATCACCGTCAACATTTTGGACACCCTCCCATTTGTTATTTTGGTAATTAGTGTCCAATAAATAACCATCACTCTTGTGGTTAACAAATTCAATGCGCTTTATGATGTTACTCGATTCTAATGGGACAAAATCATCATCGTTGTCCTTTAGATTTGAGCATAAAAGGCTTCGAAATTCTTTTTCTAGATCTATCGGCAATGAATTCAAATACCCATGATTCCCATTTTTTAAACTCCTCTCTTCAAATGTTTTGCTGAGCCAACCTTCAAAATCACTCagatatttttcataa from Medicago truncatula cultivar Jemalong A17 chromosome 8, MtrunA17r5.0-ANR, whole genome shotgun sequence includes the following:
- the LOC25502073 gene encoding AT-rich interactive domain-containing protein 2 codes for the protein MANGSFLDRLEAEFHGNGGCIVEYRADRDKAKQKSLFCQIFSVYLKENCSRGIVRPMPVMLGDGPLLDLYQLFFLVKEKGGYDAVSRKGLWDSVIIEMGFNLHVLASVKLVYEKYLSDFEGWLSKTFEERSLKNGNHGYLNSLPIDLEKEFRSLLCSNLKDNDDDFVPLESSNIIKRIEFVNHKSDGYLLDTNYQNNKWEGVQNVDGDDIDDDEKFGNGVEDYLAASCVEISEKEFNSRKRKRESLSGMVNWTRHIAKHPLDPVAPPLPEPSRWKQYKGGQDFFVQLLRARDVLSVRKQAEPNGGSSSQKVKMHPAMYEDQVALGHQGTVKLRYSERLPVSVKSRCLCCNSCSGKGNKLHGSVNMESEICPLEKTTAKPDVVTEKKKSTAKPDATEKRKSTANPDVTEKRKSEPSMDDDFREKLVSVGHLFQAEVPEWTGIVSESDSKWSGTQVWPVKDDSKPTTETDLVGRGRRGRCSCNVQGSVDCVRFHIAENRMKLKLELHSVFYHWGFDKMGEEVSLRWTADEEKRFKDAMRLKFPSQNKSFWNNPSRYFRNKTRKDMVSYYFNVYLIQLRSYQNRVTPKTVDSDDDEVEFGSFGDGFGREAMKHPYMDYLECSENKQCFDFE